A region from the Benincasa hispida cultivar B227 chromosome 12, ASM972705v1, whole genome shotgun sequence genome encodes:
- the LOC120068494 gene encoding endoglucanase 6-like, which produces MANLIAMAPLFLLCFLLPCFSSAAYDYGSALTKSLLFFEAQRSGFLPRNQRVNWRSHSGLQDGKASGVDLVGGYYDAGDNVKFGLPMAFTVTMMSWSILEYRAQLAASGELGHAMDAVKWGTDYFIKAHTEPNVLYGEVGDGNTDHYCWQRPEDMTTDRRAYRIDPSNPGSDLAGETAAAMAAASLVFRHSNPAYANTLLNHAYQLFNFADKYRGKYDSSITVAQKYYRSVSGYNDELLWAAAWLYQASNNQYYLKYLADNGDSMGGTSWSMTEFSWDVKYVGVQTLVAKSFLCSCLRKGSRNVQVTPGGLIFRQRWNNMQFVTTASFVATVYADYLTSFHSSMKCPVGYVQPSELLTFAKSQVDYILGDNPRATSYMVGYGNNFPRRVHHRGSSIVSYKLNSKFIGCREGYATWFSKKTSDPNTLVGALVGGPDAYDNFADQRDNYEQTEPATYNNAPLLGILARFHGGHSGYDQLLPVALPPPPKTNPITQKPSPSSPSSSSPVVIVQRVTSSWKAKGRVYYRYSSVITNKSSKTVRNLRISISKLYGPLWGLTKSGNIYTFPKWVGSLAPLKSMEFVYIHSASQANVSVLGYNLGT; this is translated from the exons ATGGCTAATCTCATTGCCATGGCTCCTTTGTTTCTTCTCTGTTTCCTCCTCCCCTGTTTCTCCTCCGCCGCCTACGACTACGGCTCCGCCCTCACCAAAAGCCTTCTCTTCTTTGAAGCTCAGAGATCCGGCTTCTTGCCACGTAACCAACGAGTTAATTGGCGTTCTCATTCTGGTCTTCAAGATGGAAAAGCCAGTGGA GTGGATTTGGTGGGAGGATATTACGACGCCGGCGACAATGTGAAATTTGGATTGCCAATGGCTTTCACTGTGACGATGATGAGTTGGAGTATTTTGGAATACAGAGCTCAATTGGCGGCCAGTGGGGAGCTTGGCCATGCCATGGATGCTGTTAAATGGGGGACTGATTACTTCATTAAAGCTCATACGGAACCCAATGTTCTGTACGGCGAG GTGGGAGATGGGAACACTGATCATTACTGCTGGCAGCGGCCGGAGGATATGACTACCGACCGCCGGGCTTACCGGATTGATCCGAGTAATCCCGGTTCGGATCTCGCCGGAGAAACTGCCGCCGCCATGGCTGCTGCTTCTCTCGTCTTCCGCCACTCTAATCCTGCTTATGCTAACACCCTCCTCAACCACGCCTATCAg CTGTTCAATTTTGCGGATAAATACAGGGGCAAATACGACAGTAGTATTACAGTAGCTCAGAAGTACTACCGATCTGTCAGTGGATACAAT gaTGAATTGCTATGGGCAGCGGCATGGTTATACCAAGCAAGCAACAACCAGTACTACCTCAAATACCTTGCTGACAACGGCGATTCCATGGGCGGCACCAGCTGGAGCATGACGGAATTTAGTTGGGACGTCAAATACGTTGGTGTCCAAACCCTAGTCGCCAAATCCTTCCTTTGTTCTTGCTTGAGAAAAGGGAGTCGAAATGTTCAGGTTACCCCCGGCGGCCTCATTTTCCGACAGAGATGGAACAATATGCAATTTGTTACCACCGCCTCCTTCGTCGCCACCGTCTACGCCGATTACTTGACCTCCTTTCACAGCTCCATGAAGTGCCCCGTCGGCTATGTTCAACCCTCTGAGTTACTCACTTTCGCTAAATCTCAG GTGGACTACATTCTTGGCGACAATCCAAGAGCCACAAGCTACATGGTAGGATACGGCAACAACTTCCCCCGCCGTGTCCACCACCGTGGATCCTCCATCGTTTCCTACAAACTCAACTCCAAATTCATAGGCTGCCGTGAAGGCTACGCCACTTGGTTCAGCAAGAAAACCAGCGACCCCAACACCCTCGTCGGAGCTCTCGTCGGCGGCCCCGACGCCTATGACAACTTCGCCGATCAAAGAGACAACTACGAGCAAACAGAGCCCGCCACTTACAACAACGCCCCTCTTTTAGGCATCTTAGCTAGATTCCACGGCGGCCACTCCGGTTACGACCAGCTTCTTCCGGTAGCCCTTCCGCCACCTCCCAAAACAAACCCAATTACCCAAAAACCCTCTCCTTCTTCTCCCTCCTCCTCCTCCCCTGTTGTGATTGTGCAGAGAGTAACGAGTTCATGGAAGGCCAAAGGCAGAGTTTATTACAGATATTCCTCTGTTATTACAAATAAATCATCAAAAACAGTGAGGAATCTCCGGATTTCGATTTCTAAGCTTTATGGACCTTTATGGGGGCTAACAAAATCTGGGAATATCTACACTTTTCCTAAATGGGTGGGTTCATTGGCGCCACTGAAAAGTATGGAGTTTGTGTATATTCACTCTGCTTCACAAGCAAATGTCTCTGTTTTAGGGTACAACTTGGGTACTTGA